A stretch of the Bacillus sp. FJAT-18017 genome encodes the following:
- a CDS encoding STAS domain-containing protein, which produces MTKTTIHVNTNELIWDETNGLLTFDGAPALVFWDNAIELFLNTIEDVSGKNVSKAVYEATGYRMGQIVKTYYEGRNDIEQILAEYRNIYKSAGWGDFKITYLSLEEKRVVVQLFNGWEHRIFKEGKNEHVNVLIPSHWAGIFGGLFQEDMWYEVKHSQRAGYDYDEIEVFKSTITFSENIHNLARQKELESISELEEKVKGRTEELSALVKELSSPVIPVLEGILVIPLIGTFNEERLSDLVERALFELSTRKANYILIDVTGMTQINEYTIFGLQKLIKAIRLLGSECYIVGVSSKLASQMANSNVKLKGIQSFLSLQQGVEYAIRENGYELIKKNGL; this is translated from the coding sequence ATGACCAAAACCACTATACACGTTAATACCAATGAGTTAATTTGGGATGAAACAAATGGTTTGCTCACGTTCGATGGCGCTCCAGCACTAGTATTCTGGGACAATGCAATCGAGTTGTTCTTAAATACGATAGAAGATGTATCCGGAAAGAATGTTTCAAAAGCGGTATATGAGGCAACTGGTTATCGGATGGGCCAAATCGTGAAAACGTATTATGAGGGTCGAAATGATATAGAACAAATCCTTGCTGAATACAGGAATATATATAAAAGTGCCGGATGGGGTGACTTCAAAATTACATACCTCTCCCTTGAAGAAAAGCGGGTAGTGGTGCAGCTTTTCAATGGCTGGGAGCACAGGATTTTTAAAGAGGGCAAAAATGAGCATGTTAATGTCTTAATACCTAGCCATTGGGCAGGGATATTTGGCGGGCTGTTTCAAGAGGATATGTGGTATGAAGTAAAACATAGTCAAAGAGCAGGTTATGATTATGATGAGATTGAAGTTTTCAAATCAACCATTACCTTTAGCGAAAATATCCACAATCTGGCCAGACAGAAGGAGCTAGAAAGCATTTCTGAATTGGAGGAAAAGGTTAAGGGAAGGACAGAAGAACTATCTGCTCTTGTAAAAGAACTGTCATCTCCAGTGATTCCTGTACTCGAGGGAATATTGGTTATTCCGCTGATTGGAACCTTTAATGAGGAAAGGCTATCCGATCTTGTTGAAAGGGCATTATTCGAGTTATCCACCCGCAAAGCGAATTACATTCTGATAGATGTTACGGGAATGACACAAATCAATGAATATACGATTTTCGGATTGCAAAAACTGATCAAGGCCATTCGCCTATTAGGTAGCGAATGTTATATTGTTGGGGTTTCTTCAAAACTTGCAAGCCAGATGGCCAATTCGAATGTAAAATTGAAGGGGATACAATCATTTTTGAGCCTGCAGCAAGGTGTTGAATATGCCATCAGGGAAAATGGATACGAGCTTATTAAGAAGAACGGTCTTTAA
- a CDS encoding DoxX family membrane protein yields MFNKFLRENNVVAALLAVLRVYLGYAWFTAGLHKIQGGFDASGFIKGAIANPVKGPDGGVVYGWYVDFLQNVALPNIDLFNVLVPWGELLVGLGLMLGCLTTAAMFFGLVMNFAFFFAGTVSHNPTDILFGFILLAAGANAGKYGLDRWVLPYINKAVFKKPQPQE; encoded by the coding sequence ATGTTTAACAAATTCTTAAGGGAAAATAATGTTGTTGCTGCTCTGCTCGCTGTGCTTCGTGTGTATCTCGGTTATGCCTGGTTCACTGCAGGCCTTCACAAAATTCAAGGCGGATTCGACGCGAGCGGCTTCATTAAAGGCGCGATCGCTAATCCAGTAAAAGGCCCAGACGGCGGTGTAGTCTATGGCTGGTATGTCGACTTCCTGCAAAATGTTGCCCTTCCAAACATTGACCTGTTCAACGTTCTTGTTCCTTGGGGCGAACTGCTAGTAGGACTTGGACTTATGCTCGGCTGCTTGACTACTGCGGCAATGTTCTTCGGTCTAGTCATGAACTTCGCGTTCTTCTTTGCAGGAACCGTCAGCCATAACCCAACTGACATCCTGTTCGGATTCATTCTGCTGGCTGCTGGTGCAAACGCTGGTAAATACGGCCTTGACCGCTGGGTACTTCCTTACATCAACAAAGCTGTTTTCAAAAAGCCACAACCTCAAGAGTAA
- a CDS encoding LTA synthase family protein, with the protein MNKFTLGARRIFDKYSGFFLLAVVLLWIKTYVVQSTQFDLGIDNALQQFLLFFNPLGSSLFFLGLAFLFKGKRKYTVLLSFYFILSFLLYANVLYYRFFNDFITLPTIFQTQNFGDVSSSISSLLRPYDLLFFIDIALLIALYAFKIVKIEVGNVGRRKVAALFTFALLISGINLALAEMDRPQLLTRGFDRNYIVKYLGMYNYTIYDAVQSSKSSAQRVLADSDEITEVINFTKSNYAEPNPQYFGAGKGMNVIYLHLESIQNFLINYKLHGEEVTPFLNSLVNEKHTLYFDNFFHQTAQGKTADAEFIIENSLYGLPQGSAFTTKGKNTYQSAPGILGQQGYTSAVFHGNGGSFWNRNEIYKSFGYDKFFDDRFYEIKPEDKADYGLEDKPFYEQSIPLLETLPQPFYAKFIPVSHHYPYTMDQEEATIAPHTTGDKSVDNYFQTARYADEALKEFFDYLKESGLYDNSIIIMYGDHYGISKNHNKAMEQVLGKEITAFENTGLQRLPLFIRVPGIEGGINHEYGGQIDLMPTLLHLLGIDTKDYVQFGTDLLSKDHDELIPFRNGDFVSPDITAIDGKYYDSRTGLKLDKDNLEKAKALRENAIHKLRLSDKVVNGDLLRFYKPKDFTPIDPSQYDYSLPGDTQVNE; encoded by the coding sequence ATGAATAAATTCACTTTGGGAGCCCGTCGTATTTTTGATAAGTATAGTGGCTTTTTCTTATTAGCAGTCGTATTACTTTGGATAAAAACCTATGTAGTTCAATCAACCCAGTTTGATTTGGGTATAGACAATGCCCTGCAACAGTTTCTATTGTTTTTTAATCCTTTAGGATCTTCCCTGTTTTTTCTGGGACTAGCTTTCTTATTTAAAGGAAAAAGGAAGTATACGGTGCTGTTGAGCTTCTACTTCATCCTGTCTTTCCTTCTATATGCCAATGTTTTGTATTATCGTTTCTTTAATGATTTTATTACGCTACCTACGATTTTCCAGACACAAAACTTTGGTGATGTGAGCAGCAGTATCAGCTCCCTTTTAAGGCCATATGATCTTTTGTTCTTTATTGATATTGCATTATTAATTGCGCTATATGCCTTCAAGATTGTTAAAATCGAAGTTGGGAATGTTGGCCGGAGAAAAGTAGCTGCACTGTTCACTTTTGCATTACTCATCTCAGGCATAAATTTGGCTTTAGCAGAAATGGACCGTCCCCAATTACTGACAAGGGGATTTGACCGGAACTATATCGTGAAGTACCTGGGGATGTACAATTACACAATTTACGATGCTGTCCAAAGTTCAAAATCCTCTGCTCAAAGGGTATTGGCTGACAGTGATGAAATAACTGAGGTTATCAACTTTACAAAATCGAATTATGCCGAACCAAATCCTCAGTACTTTGGGGCCGGGAAAGGTATGAACGTCATTTATTTGCACCTTGAATCGATTCAAAACTTCTTGATTAATTACAAGCTGCATGGTGAAGAGGTTACACCATTCCTAAATTCCTTGGTGAATGAAAAGCACACCCTTTACTTTGATAACTTCTTCCATCAAACTGCGCAGGGCAAGACAGCTGACGCGGAGTTTATCATTGAGAATTCCTTGTACGGATTGCCTCAGGGTTCTGCTTTTACAACGAAGGGCAAGAATACGTACCAGTCCGCACCCGGTATATTAGGCCAGCAAGGCTATACATCGGCAGTCTTCCATGGTAATGGAGGCTCGTTCTGGAACCGGAACGAAATCTATAAATCATTTGGTTATGATAAGTTTTTTGATGACCGTTTTTATGAAATCAAACCGGAAGACAAGGCAGATTATGGCCTCGAGGACAAGCCATTCTACGAGCAGTCAATCCCGCTCCTTGAAACATTGCCTCAGCCATTTTATGCAAAGTTCATTCCTGTTTCCCACCATTATCCGTATACAATGGACCAGGAAGAGGCTACAATTGCACCGCATACTACTGGCGACAAATCAGTTGATAACTACTTCCAAACCGCTCGTTACGCTGATGAGGCATTAAAGGAATTCTTTGATTACCTTAAAGAATCCGGCCTATATGATAATTCGATCATTATCATGTATGGTGACCATTACGGAATTTCAAAAAATCATAACAAGGCAATGGAACAGGTACTCGGAAAAGAAATTACAGCATTTGAAAACACTGGGTTACAAAGATTGCCGTTATTCATTCGCGTTCCTGGCATTGAGGGTGGAATTAATCACGAATACGGCGGCCAAATCGACCTGATGCCTACACTGCTCCACCTGTTGGGCATTGATACAAAGGATTATGTGCAGTTCGGTACGGACTTGTTATCCAAAGATCATGATGAGCTGATTCCTTTCCGGAATGGTGACTTTGTAAGCCCGGACATTACAGCCATTGATGGCAAATATTACGATTCAAGGACTGGCCTGAAATTGGACAAAGATAACCTCGAAAAGGCCAAAGCATTACGTGAGAACGCAATTCATAAATTAAGGCTTTCAGATAAAGTGGTAAACGGGGATTTGCTGCGTTTTTATAAACCTAAAGACTTTACCCCAATCGATCCATCCCAATACGATTATTCATTGCCAGGAGATACTCAAGTAAATGAATAA
- a CDS encoding DoxX family membrane protein, with protein sequence MFNKFLRENNIVSALLAVLRVYLGYAWFSAGLGKIQSGAFDASGFIKGAIANPVKGPDGGVVYGWYVDFLQSVALPNIDLFNVLVPWGELLVGLGLMLGCLTSAAMFFGLVLNFSFFFAGTVSHNPSDILFGFIILAAGANAGKYGLDRWVLPYINKAVFKKEQLQN encoded by the coding sequence ATGTTTAATAAATTCTTACGAGAAAATAATATTGTTTCTGCACTACTTGCTGTGCTTCGTGTATATCTTGGTTATGCATGGTTCAGTGCAGGTCTTGGTAAAATTCAGAGCGGAGCGTTTGATGCATCCGGCTTCATCAAAGGTGCAATCGCCAATCCGGTTAAAGGCCCAGACGGCGGTGTAGTCTACGGCTGGTACGTTGACTTCTTGCAAAGTGTAGCACTTCCTAACATTGACCTGTTCAACGTTCTTGTTCCTTGGGGCGAACTGCTTGTCGGTCTTGGCTTAATGCTTGGCTGCCTAACTTCTGCAGCAATGTTCTTCGGACTAGTTTTGAACTTCTCATTCTTCTTTGCCGGAACAGTCAGCCACAACCCAAGTGATATCCTGTTCGGATTCATCATCCTTGCAGCTGGTGCAAACGCTGGTAAATACGGCCTTGACCGCTGGGTGCTTCCTTACATCAATAAAGCAGTCTTCAAAAAAGAACAGCTTCAAAATTAA
- a CDS encoding DoxX family membrane protein: MFNTFLRENKVVAALLAVLRVYLGYAWFTAGLGKIQSGAFDASGFIQGAIANPVKGPDGGVVYAWYVDFLQSVALPNIDLFNVLVPWGELLVGLGLMLGCLTTAAMFFGLVMNFAFFFAGTVSHNPTDILFGFILLAAGANAGKYGLDHYVLPYINKAIFKKVQTQN, encoded by the coding sequence ATGTTTAACACATTCTTAAGGGAAAACAAAGTTGTTGCTGCTCTCCTCGCTGTACTTCGTGTATATCTTGGTTATGCCTGGTTCACTGCAGGTCTTGGTAAAATTCAGAGCGGTGCATTCGATGCCAGCGGATTCATCCAGGGTGCGATTGCCAATCCAGTAAAGGGTCCAGACGGCGGCGTCGTTTACGCCTGGTACGTCGACTTCCTGCAAAGTGTAGCACTTCCTAACATTGACCTGTTCAACGTTCTTGTTCCTTGGGGCGAACTGCTAGTAGGACTTGGCCTTATGCTTGGCTGCTTGACTACTGCTGCTATGTTCTTCGGTCTAGTCATGAACTTCGCGTTCTTCTTTGCAGGAACAGTCAGCCACAACCCAACTGACATTCTGTTTGGATTCATTCTGCTGGCTGCTGGTGCAAACGCTGGTAAATACGGCCTTGACCACTACGTGCTTCCTTATATCAACAAAGCAATTTTCAAAAAAGTTCAAACTCAAAACTAG
- a CDS encoding S8 family peptidase: MVNKYVIASGIVAVGLFAAGAFYLDDGEPNRNEQSRVQKTTEGLQLLRERDGHQLRITELDNVWNGGQTRILLEKDPEVAMIYHNEKDASHYVHDEVVVDFFTKPSHQTITAINKEINGTLLKRLDSTYIFKSAAMETSQLLAYFSARKDVEFAEPKYFLMQNDVPVPNDVFYREQYQWNLPVIDAETGWSISRGSEDITIAIIDTGVDLNHPDLKNRLVKGYNVLAENKDPNDDNGHGTHVAGIIASETNNGEGVAGITWYNKIMPIKAMGKEGYGTTFDIAKGIYWAVDHGAQVINMSLGNYQPSRVLKEAIDYAYKKDVIMVAAAGNDNSRQPTYPASYPEVLAVSAVDHEGALAEFSNHGHYVDIAAPGVYIPSTYFLNRYAALSGTSMAAPHAAGLAGLIRSENPKLSNREVIRIMQRSAIDLGSKGKDNQFGSGMIDINKALKLTQDSKQDKRREPPARSLLDWLVR; encoded by the coding sequence TTGGTAAACAAATATGTTATTGCTAGCGGTATTGTTGCTGTCGGGCTTTTTGCTGCAGGGGCTTTTTATCTGGATGACGGTGAGCCTAATCGGAATGAACAATCTCGTGTTCAGAAGACGACTGAAGGCTTGCAGCTCTTAAGGGAACGTGATGGCCATCAACTCAGAATAACAGAGCTTGATAATGTTTGGAATGGCGGGCAGACGCGGATTCTACTTGAAAAGGATCCGGAAGTTGCGATGATCTACCATAATGAGAAAGATGCGAGCCATTATGTTCACGATGAAGTAGTCGTTGATTTTTTTACTAAGCCTTCACATCAGACAATTACTGCGATCAACAAGGAAATTAACGGCACGTTGCTGAAAAGGCTTGATTCAACCTACATTTTTAAATCAGCAGCCATGGAAACCAGCCAGCTTCTAGCTTATTTTTCAGCAAGGAAAGATGTTGAGTTTGCAGAACCGAAATATTTTCTTATGCAAAATGACGTCCCAGTTCCGAATGATGTATTCTACCGGGAGCAGTATCAATGGAATCTGCCGGTGATAGATGCCGAAACCGGCTGGTCCATTTCGAGGGGTTCAGAGGATATTACGATTGCAATCATAGATACTGGTGTGGACCTCAACCACCCAGACCTTAAGAATCGTCTAGTCAAGGGGTATAATGTACTTGCCGAAAACAAGGATCCTAATGATGATAACGGGCATGGCACACATGTGGCAGGCATTATCGCCTCTGAGACCAATAACGGTGAAGGCGTTGCAGGTATTACCTGGTATAATAAAATTATGCCTATTAAGGCAATGGGGAAAGAAGGATATGGAACGACATTTGATATCGCCAAGGGAATTTATTGGGCAGTTGACCATGGAGCGCAAGTTATTAATATGAGCCTTGGCAACTATCAGCCCTCCAGGGTATTGAAGGAAGCAATCGATTATGCTTATAAAAAGGATGTCATTATGGTCGCCGCCGCGGGAAATGACAATTCCCGGCAGCCAACCTACCCTGCCTCCTACCCCGAAGTTCTGGCTGTTTCCGCGGTTGACCATGAAGGAGCATTAGCAGAGTTTTCGAATCACGGACATTATGTGGATATCGCCGCCCCTGGTGTTTACATCCCAAGCACCTATTTCCTTAATCGTTACGCAGCCCTTTCCGGGACTTCCATGGCCGCCCCTCATGCCGCAGGGCTTGCAGGCTTAATCCGTTCCGAGAATCCCAAGCTTTCAAATCGTGAGGTCATCAGGATTATGCAGCGCTCTGCTATCGATCTTGGCTCTAAGGGTAAGGATAACCAGTTTGGAAGTGGAATGATTGATATTAATAAAGCGCTTAAGCTCACTCAGGATAGTAAACAGGACAAACGCCGTGAACCTCCTGCTCGAAGCCTGTTGGATTGGCTCGTAAGATAA
- a CDS encoding cytochrome-c oxidase, translating to MRLGALFLKVASLYFLVGVVMGVGMEIAGDHRLMGAHAHINLVGWASMGLFGLIYVLFPKAGETLLAKLHFWLYNISMPLFMLGLSFLLLGNESLKFLLMIFPNVLVLSVLFFVINVLKNVSVRDVRNLSNIG from the coding sequence ATGAGGCTTGGAGCACTTTTTTTAAAGGTTGCATCTCTGTATTTTCTGGTCGGGGTCGTTATGGGGGTGGGCATGGAAATAGCTGGCGACCATAGGCTGATGGGGGCACACGCGCATATTAACCTCGTTGGCTGGGCTTCAATGGGGTTATTCGGTCTTATATATGTCCTGTTCCCAAAGGCTGGTGAAACACTTTTAGCAAAATTGCATTTCTGGCTTTATAACATTTCAATGCCATTATTCATGCTCGGCTTATCGTTTTTACTTCTGGGAAATGAATCACTTAAGTTTCTATTGATGATATTCCCGAATGTCCTGGTCCTGTCCGTTCTCTTCTTTGTCATCAACGTTTTGAAAAATGTCAGCGTAAGGGATGTCCGCAATCTTTCGAATATTGGATAG
- a CDS encoding MFS transporter, whose product MKAWKNPILLLSGIGISFLGSWIYLIALNISILDITGSAAAVAGLYIMRPIASLLTNTWSGSIIDRVNKRKLMILVDVVRGFLILLLPFIDSLWFIYFLLLLTHIAGAFFGPSSSVYITKLVPEENRKRFNSIMTMSSSGAFLLGPAIAGFLIMNWGTDLCIFINAISFFVCALLIYFLPDVDEKSAEIREPIGLKTLITDWKAVNVFVKTAKFFILVYILYQTATLIGFALDPQEVTFIKETLDLSTRDYGLIVSITGAGALAGSFTAALVTKKVPLKLYLGGGMILTAIGYVAFYSSFNFITATVAFVFLGFFMAFATTGYATFFQNHVPVELMGRFASLADMVQGLIQIGLTLLVGFLAEAISVQVVTVSFAVAGGLISSVLLLAIIRPSRANFFQEKTSSAVADGHS is encoded by the coding sequence ATGAAGGCATGGAAAAATCCGATACTTTTGTTATCGGGAATTGGCATCTCGTTTCTAGGCAGCTGGATTTACTTAATTGCACTAAACATATCAATCCTTGATATTACGGGATCAGCGGCAGCAGTAGCAGGGCTTTACATTATGCGGCCGATAGCTTCATTATTAACAAATACATGGTCAGGAAGCATCATTGACCGGGTAAATAAGCGGAAACTTATGATACTGGTCGATGTTGTCAGGGGATTTCTTATACTGCTCCTTCCTTTTATAGACTCTTTGTGGTTTATTTATTTTCTCTTGCTTCTGACCCATATAGCTGGTGCTTTTTTTGGCCCATCTTCATCTGTTTATATTACGAAATTAGTTCCTGAAGAAAACAGAAAACGTTTCAATTCGATCATGACGATGTCAAGCTCGGGTGCCTTCCTGCTTGGGCCGGCAATCGCAGGTTTTTTAATTATGAATTGGGGCACGGACTTATGTATTTTTATTAATGCAATTTCATTCTTCGTTTGTGCGCTGCTAATTTATTTTTTACCTGATGTTGATGAAAAGTCAGCCGAGATTCGTGAGCCGATAGGTTTGAAAACACTCATTACGGATTGGAAAGCCGTTAATGTGTTTGTTAAAACAGCAAAATTTTTTATACTGGTTTATATCTTATACCAGACAGCCACTTTAATAGGTTTCGCACTGGATCCACAAGAGGTTACTTTTATTAAAGAGACCTTGGATCTATCGACACGGGATTATGGCTTAATAGTCAGTATTACCGGTGCTGGTGCGCTGGCAGGGTCTTTTACAGCGGCTCTTGTTACAAAAAAAGTTCCATTGAAGCTTTATCTTGGCGGCGGAATGATTCTTACGGCAATTGGCTATGTTGCGTTTTATTCGTCGTTTAACTTCATAACCGCAACAGTTGCCTTTGTATTTTTAGGCTTTTTCATGGCTTTTGCGACAACAGGTTATGCAACTTTCTTTCAAAATCATGTCCCGGTTGAATTGATGGGCAGATTTGCCAGTCTAGCGGATATGGTTCAGGGATTAATTCAAATCGGTCTGACGTTACTGGTCGGTTTTTTGGCAGAGGCTATTTCCGTCCAAGTGGTTACTGTTTCGTTTGCTGTTGCAGGAGGATTAATCTCGAGTGTATTGTTACTAGCAATCATCAGGCCGTCCAGGGCGAATTTTTTCCAGGAAAAAACGAGCAGTGCCGTGGCTGATGGCCATTCTTGA
- a CDS encoding NADPH-dependent FMN reductase, translated as MGLFDKLFGKQPKEETTMTTEKLNIGIILGSTREGRVSPQVGAWVKEIADKRGDANYEIVDIADFKLPFLGEADAPGIAQWNEKLASLDGFVFIVQEYNHSITGALKNALDLAREAWNNKAAGIVSYGSTGGARAAEHLRGIMGELMIADVRTHPTLSLFTDFVNGAEFKPQDMHLDNVNLMLDQVNAWSKALKSVR; from the coding sequence ATGGGTCTTTTTGACAAATTATTCGGCAAACAGCCAAAGGAGGAAACAACAATGACAACAGAAAAACTTAACATTGGTATTATCCTTGGAAGCACTCGTGAAGGACGTGTTAGCCCGCAGGTTGGCGCATGGGTGAAGGAAATCGCTGATAAGCGCGGAGATGCAAACTATGAAATCGTAGATATCGCAGACTTCAAATTGCCATTCCTTGGCGAAGCGGATGCACCTGGAATCGCACAATGGAACGAAAAGCTTGCAAGCCTTGATGGCTTTGTATTCATCGTTCAGGAATACAACCACAGCATCACTGGCGCATTGAAAAACGCTCTTGATCTTGCTCGTGAAGCTTGGAACAACAAAGCAGCTGGTATCGTAAGCTACGGCTCTACTGGCGGTGCACGTGCAGCTGAGCACCTTCGTGGAATCATGGGTGAATTGATGATTGCGGACGTTCGCACACATCCAACTTTGTCCCTGTTCACTGATTTCGTAAACGGAGCAGAATTCAAGCCACAAGACATGCACCTTGATAACGTTAACCTAATGCTTGATCAAGTAAATGCATGGAGCAAAGCTCTTAAATCAGTACGTTAA
- a CDS encoding winged helix-turn-helix transcriptional regulator, with the protein MDLKQVCPRFEKAMSLLSQRWTGLVIYQLLNGPQRFCNIESSIGISGRVLSERLKDLESEGIVKREVFPETPVRIEYSLTEKGRSLQPLMKEIEKWSEEWIEATKA; encoded by the coding sequence ATGGACCTAAAACAAGTTTGCCCAAGATTCGAAAAAGCAATGAGTTTGTTGAGCCAAAGGTGGACTGGATTAGTCATATACCAGCTTCTGAATGGGCCCCAGCGCTTCTGCAATATAGAATCTTCTATTGGTATTAGCGGCAGGGTTCTTTCCGAGAGGCTGAAAGACCTGGAGTCGGAAGGAATTGTTAAACGTGAAGTGTTCCCGGAAACACCGGTCCGAATTGAATATTCGTTGACAGAAAAGGGGCGCTCACTCCAGCCTTTGATGAAAGAAATAGAAAAATGGTCGGAAGAGTGGATAGAAGCAACTAAGGCTTAA
- a CDS encoding cupin domain-containing protein: MNNAEYWIKKLELEPHPEGGYFKQTFKSDQVLEGTEKALYTSIYFLLKSGDISHLHRLKSDELWYFHAGNALSVHMIHENGEYEEARLGLNAEKGEVPQVAVPKHTIFGSSLLEEDGFALVGCMVSPGFEFEEFELFTQAELLRDYPQHKVIIEKIAYEELPE, from the coding sequence ATGAATAATGCAGAGTATTGGATAAAAAAGCTTGAACTGGAGCCACATCCAGAAGGCGGGTATTTTAAACAAACCTTTAAATCGGATCAAGTGTTGGAAGGAACAGAAAAAGCACTATATACAAGTATTTATTTTCTGCTCAAGTCGGGTGATATTTCGCATTTGCACCGCTTGAAGTCGGACGAATTATGGTACTTCCACGCGGGAAACGCGCTATCCGTCCATATGATTCATGAAAATGGCGAGTATGAAGAAGCGAGGCTAGGCCTGAATGCTGAAAAAGGGGAAGTCCCTCAGGTAGCAGTTCCAAAACACACAATTTTTGGATCATCTCTTCTTGAAGAGGATGGCTTTGCACTAGTCGGCTGCATGGTTTCTCCAGGCTTTGAGTTTGAAGAGTTTGAGTTATTCACACAAGCCGAATTGCTCAGGGACTATCCGCAGCATAAGGTCATTATTGAAAAAATAGCGTATGAAGAATTACCTGAGTAA